In the genome of Channa argus isolate prfri chromosome 8, Channa argus male v1.0, whole genome shotgun sequence, the window CTGTCTGCCATGGTGGGCTGACGGTTCTGTCCAACCACTCTGTCTATCTCAGCCTGGACTTTTTCTAGTAGTGCAATTTTCAGAATTAATGGtcttttcatatttcaaatataGGTACATTATGTTGAGCAGACTCCCTTATGTGCAAaacccttcattattttgctatGTTTGTCAGTGCAAAGAGAATTATGTAAGGAACTATAGGATATATCTCTCACTGTGCCTAAGTACAGCCTCATTGAGCATTTAGCAAGGCTGTAATGTCTAACTTGTGTTTCCTTAATGTCACATACTCTGGATTTCAGGGTGTTTGATCATGTAAATCAACGCCCACTGCAGAGTGGTGGAGGTCGTCTCTGTTCCAGCCATGAACAGATCCAGAGAGCACAGAGCCAGATTGGTCTCAGTGAAGCCCAGATCAGAGTCTCTGTGCTATTGAGAAATACATAGTTCAAAAGTAAATGATTATCAGTTTGACAGAATGTGTTAAAGTTGTACAATTCTGTGTTTACAATGCAGTTGTTCACATACCTTCTCCATTTCAATGAGGAAAGCATCAATGTAGTCCCGGGGACTGCTGTGGTCCAGGTCCTTTTTGTGCCTCTTAATCTCCTGAGTGATGAAGTCTACAAGGAAGCCGAAGCTGCTGAAGATTTTGTTGTGAGGACCTGGCATGTGCTTCATCACTCCAGGAAATGATTCATAAAGCTTTTTGATGTAAGACAGATAGTGAgagaacatttatttcaaatatccTTTGTCAGCTGTTTTTCAATTTGTGAACTAATTTGATTACAGTTATGGACTGACTTTCACAATTCCACTAAGATGCTGTTTCTCTGACATTGACTAAACCTGAAGAGATTATTAGTGACTTACCAGACCCCATATGGAGCCCTCTAAAGTAAATGCCTCAGACAGATACTTTAGCAGGATTTTGAAATTGTTGTCATTGTAGTCAAACCGTTTCCTCATCACCAGCTGGCAAATGATGTTGGACACAGCGTTGTTGAAAAGGCCTGATATGCTGAAAGgttcaccttaaaaaaaaagagagtccACTGTCAAGATGAGGCTACTTTGTTAAAGACCTGTTTTGTGTGGGGATTTGAATGCTGTACTTTTCTCAGTCTAACCCACCTTTCTCCTTTTCTATCTCCTCTTGCAGGTGTTGCACCTCCTCACGGATGCTCTGCTCGATGATGCTTTTGCCAAGGCCAAAGGTGCGTAAAGTAGACAGGGCAAAGCGCCGCTGTGTCTTCCATATTTCACCATTGCTCATGAAGAGGCCACCTACACACAAGCATTTAGAGGAAGAAGGGTTAATGACTTATAGGAGCTAATTTAatcacaaatgaaacaaatgaaagacagaTATATGTGCACCTGAGTTTCCTGAGTAAAATCTATCAGAAATTGCACTGTATGGTCGATCCACAAAGTTTTCAGCTTGCGTCACTAAGGCTTCCTTCACCATCTTGTACCCACATACAAACACCCACTTGTCACTGCCAATACGGACATTGAACACATTCCCATAGGCCTCCGCCAGCCGcaacaatacagaaaaaaactatgaaccacaacacattaaaacattatgaGAACTTAGATTTGAACTATAACCTTTAGTAACAAATCCTAGCAGTGTGCAATGAGAAGGAAATGGACCATCAGTTGTTAAATAGCTACATTACAATGCTACCACCGGGTGTCAGTGTTTGCTATTTGTCTCTgtttaaaacagtattttaaatccaaatcacattttacattacatatttcGTAAGCATTTAAACAATTTGAAATTGGATTGTCTGGAAGAATTaaggaaaaaatgaaactaGTTTCATGGTACATTTGGATATGTTATGGTCCATTTACAGCACAGCATTAATACTAATGTTGGTTCAAAAAAtatgatgaactaataaatgctgatgtatcattaaccacttgtcagcacataaactggttaaaatcagctccacattTAGAGTGACATTTAAcccctttttattatttagtataTATGTTTGCAATAGTTACCACAATCAGTATTAAGTTGTTGTTAAGCTAAGTTGTGTACTTTTGCCATTATACTTTAAGTAAGATTTAGATGACTTTaacttgaaaacacacattgtcaaatatttttaacataattttacatGGAACTAAAATGTATATGATAACTTTTAACATTGATCTTATTCCTTAAAATGAAACCAGTGGATCAGCAGTTACCTtggtaaaatatttgtgtgaatgttCATTGTCCACACTCAAGAGATTCCCCACAAAGGGTAGAGCCAGTGGTCCAGGAGGATAATTTGGAGGATTCCTGTTTTTGAGGTAGTCTGCTAccaggataaaaataaaaataaaaaggaatattCCTGTTACGTCAAAGCtcagtaaaaaattaaaaagccacATGTTTAAACAGAGTCAAACCGGCAGCAGTTGCAggagcagtgtttgtgtttttaagattATCTTTGTCCTCAGTTCAAACACTATGCTTATGGTCAAGTTAACCTTTTTGTGGTTACTCTACATATTAAGATTACATAACAACCACACTAAAAGAGGGCAGAAGCAGTAAAACAGTCTGTACAAAGGTGCATGTGTCAGTACACTTAGAGCAGTAGAAACAACCACACTTCCATGTCCCATAACAAACAAGACGTCTGTCACTGCAAGTCTAATGAAAGTAATAtatgttttgtaataataataataataatagggtGGCAATTTTTCAGgtaacagctgtttttttagcACACTAATATGGGAACAGacaatggaaaacaactccAGTATCATTCTGTTAGAGATTATATGTTCACAAAGTGCAGTGGGAATAAAAGACTTTCAATTGATCCATTGTGAAACTGCTTGTGGTAACATGCCATTATGTGCAAATACAGACTGAATGTCGACAGTCAGAGTACTGAACTTTGTAATCTCTTGAAAAAACTGATATATGacatttgttgtaattttgtattttataaaatcacATTCTACCAACCTTTGCTAATGTTTGTCTATTATTTGTAAAAGCTATATTTAAGGCATATTTTCACTATATGGGTATGTTATTAACACAACTAATAGAGAGTTTTTTAATGAATAcaagtttttacttttgtgcCCTTTCTCATTGACTGAAGGTTTGACTTAACAGAATTGCAAGAAAAAGTGTTGATAAAATTAGGGAATTTGTGGTGTAGTAATAAACGTTTTCTTATTGCACGGAGGATTCATCAGATCTTGAACGATCGTTTCCCAAACCATCCAAAATTGAAAAGCAAAGAATGGTCATTTATATATTCTTTATGAAATGACTCCTGACCAGTTATTAAAGCATACCACCAAACCGTAGTCAGCAAGGTTTTTTGTTATTAGTATTATTGATTGTTCATGTGTCACAAGAGTTTCAAGAGTGTCACAGAAAGAGACGTGCATATTTTCTTACTAAAATACACAGAATTATTGTAGTAGATTAGTAGAGGGAAATACGGG includes:
- the LOC137131847 gene encoding cytochrome P450 2J6-like, translated to MVKEALVTQAENFVDRPYSAISDRFYSGNSGGLFMSNGEIWKTQRRFALSTLRTFGLGKSIIEQSIREEVQHLQEEIEKEKGEPFSISGLFNNAVSNIICQLVMRKRFDYNDNNFKILLKYLSEAFTLEGSIWGLLYESFPGVMKHMPGPHNKIFSSFGFLVDFITQEIKRHKKDLDHSSPRDYIDAFLIEMEKHRDSDLGFTETNLALCSLDLFMAGTETTSTTLQWALIYMIKHPEIQKKVQAEIDRVVGQNRQPTMADRPNLPYTDAVIHEIQRMGNIIPLNGLRVAAKDTVLGGYFIPKGTSLMPMLTSVLFDKTEWETPETFNPRHFLDGEGKFVKREALLPFSAGKPHSPHSYT